The following proteins are encoded in a genomic region of Dioscorea cayenensis subsp. rotundata cultivar TDr96_F1 chromosome 8, TDr96_F1_v2_PseudoChromosome.rev07_lg8_w22 25.fasta, whole genome shotgun sequence:
- the LOC120266926 gene encoding dymeclin encodes MGGVPSTPRGGNLRQEDAEYLIGEFVGNRAYPVSSDFWQKLLDLSLTVQWPHDRILHACEMLAQNNHHTRHLGKVLIHLVLCLQDSMSSSTASSASYKKAVNATYISSVFLKYIIENSKSEKFEDLCLSFDEDTKIHATSPTDQSIESFFMRGVLSYIGASDVSPHSCLLHHELLNLMFVAMSTQLRSGPSPGTKDVHPFIDAAMIQESTVVAAVVRRLLLNFIMRPRVPFNGSNYPVFPEGSQPGVLQRVSSAAANFVLLPYYTFNYLVSSSGEGLRSPLADKSLLLLLILVHYRKCVIEDASITKTNVEAIGGNSYMKETYFCENPYCKALNSVRDVEFDRVDIEGNAQSGPVVRLPFASLFDTLGLCLDGESSVLLLYSLVHGNSDFLEYVLVRTDLDTLLMPILETLYNASKRTPNQIYMLLIVLLILSQDSSFNASIHKLILQSVPWYQERLLHKTSLGSLMVVILIRTVKYNLSKLRDVYLHTNCLAILANMAPHVHKLSAYASQRLVSLFDMLSRKYIKLTDIMDDSVLKIAPDQFEGNVTKEDMSPELHIYTDFLRIVLEIFNAILTYALPRNPEVVYAIMHRQEVFQPFKNHPRFNELIENIYTVLDFFNSRMDMQQMEGEWSVDKVLQVIITNCRSWRGEGMKMFNQLRFTYEQESHPEEFFIPYVWRLVVFDSFSFNLDAITLFPIDQPVYETQSGELDV; translated from the exons ATGGGAGGCGTGCCGTCGACGCCGCGCGGTGGGAACCTGCGGCAGGAGGATGCGGAGTACCTCATCGGGGAGTTTGTCGGCAATCGGGCTTACCCCGTTTCTTCTGACTTTTGGCAGAAGCTGCTTGATCTCTCCCTCACCGTCCAGTGGCCCCATGACCGTATTCTTCACGCGTGCGAGATGCTCG CACAGAATAATCACCACACAAGGCATCTTGGGAAGGTTTTGATTCATTTGGTTCTATGTTTGCAAGACTCTATGTCAAGTTCTACTGCTTCCTCAGCTAGCTATAAGAAGGCTGTGAATGCTACCTACATATCATCTGTGTTTCTTAAGTACAtcattgaaaattcaaaaagtgAGAAATTTGAAGATCTATGTCTCAGTTTTGATGAAGATACGAAGATTCATGCTACCTCTCCTACGg ACCAAAGCATAGAGAGTTTTTTTATGCGGGGTGTGCTAAGTTATATTGGTGCGTCAGATGTAAG TCCTCACTCATGCCTCCTGCATCATGAACTTCTGAACTTGATGTTCGTGGCCATGTCCACTCAGCTTCGTTCTGGGCCATCCCCTGGTACGAAGGATGTGCATCCTTTCATTGACGCAGCAATGATTCAG GAGAGCACTGTGGTTGCTGCTGTTGTTCGCAGATTATTGCTTAATTTTATCATGAGGCCACGTGTTCCATTTAATGGTTCAAATTATCCTGTTTTCCCTGAAGGAAGCCAGCCTGGTGTATTACAAAGAGTTAGTTCTGCTGCTG CCAATTTTGTTCTACTGCCCTATTACACATTCAATTACCTTGTTAGTTCAAGCGGTGAAGGTTTGAGAAGTCCCTTGGCTGATAAaagtttacttcttttgctcaTCCTCGTTCATTATCGTAAGTGCGTTATTGAGGATGCGTCCATCACAAAAACTAATGTGGAGGCTATTGGCGGTAACTCGTATATGAAAGAGACATACTTCTGTGAAAATCCTTACTGCAAGGCATTGAATAGCGTGAGGGATGTTGAAT TTGATCGTGTTGATATTGAGGGGAATGCACAAAGCGGGCCAGTTGTGAGATTGCCATTTGCCTCCTTATTTGACACTCTTGGACT GTGCTTGGATGGTGAAAGCTCTGTCCTCTTGTTATATTCTTTGGTCCATGGAAATTCTGATTTTCTGGAATATGTCTTGGTGCGCACTGACTTGGATACATTG TTAATGCCAATTCTGGAAACACTTTATAACGCTTCAAAAAGGACACCCAATCAAATCTATATGTTATTAATTGTCCTTCTCATATTGAGTCAAGATTCATCCTTCAATGCAAGCATTCATAAATTG ATTCTTCAAAGTGTTCCTTGGTATCAAGAGCGACTTCTGCATAAGACCTCTCTTGGTTCTCTGATGGTTGTGATACTAATAAGGACTGTGAAGTATAACCTCTCTAAGCTGCGG GACGTGTACTTGCATACAAACTGCCTTGCTATTCTGGCAAACATGGCTCCTCATGTTCATAAGTTAAGTGCCTACGCATCTCAGAGGCTGGTTAGCCTTTTTGATATGCTCTCACGCAA GTATATCAAATTAACTGATATCATGGATGATAGTGTCCTTAAAATTGCACCTGACCAATTTGAAGGGAACGTTACAAAAGAAGACATG TCACCAGAGCTTCACATTTATACAGATTTTCTTCGAATTGTTCTGGAAATTTTCAATGCAATTCTTACATATGCCTTGCCACGAAATCCTGAG GTTGTATATGCGATAATGCATCGCCAGGAAGTCTTTCAACCTTTCAAGAATCACCCACGATTCAATGAACtgattgaaaacatatataCC GTATTAGACTTCTTCAATAGTCGTATGGATATGCAGCAAATGGAGGGTGAATGGTCTGTAGACAAAGTCCTTCAAGTCATCATTACAAATTGTCGATCATGGCGTGGTGAAGGAATGAAG ATGTTCAATCAGTTACGCTTCACTTATGAGCAAGAAAGTCATCCTGAGGAATTCTTTATTCCATATGTCTGGCGACTAGTTGTGTTCGATAG TTTCTCCTTCAATCTTGATGCCATAACTTTGTTCCCAATTGATCAACCTGTATAT GAAACTCAGTCTGGTGAATTAGATGTGTAA
- the LOC120267569 gene encoding LOW QUALITY PROTEIN: VAN3-binding protein-like (The sequence of the model RefSeq protein was modified relative to this genomic sequence to represent the inferred CDS: deleted 2 bases in 2 codons) — translation MEEQAEHCSDVLRPPEIPRDPMEFLSRSWSVSALEVSKALNSQLPSSTMSIPEDPCAEVEELQVSGTPFTFASSATSQLVLERIMSQSEVSPLTSGRLSHSSGPLNGGQNSGSLTDSPPVSPSDMDDVKFCRGSINAGLVPATKPPYRAGGGKTVGRWLKDRREKKKEEMRAHNAQLHAAVSVAGVAAAVAAIAAATAAATSASGKDDRAVRTDMAVASAATLVAAQCVEAAEALGAERDHLAAVVGSAVSVRSPSDVVTLTAAAATALRGAATLKARALKEVWNVAAVIPVEKGGLGMANYIGNNHNNGNGDHHKQKKKSLSNDDGESLSGELAADENFLTLCSQELLARGTELLKRTRKGSLHWKIVSVYINRMGQVMLKMKSRHVAGTITKKKKNVVIEVCKDVPAWPGRHLLEGGEHRRYFGLRTAERRVIEFECRSQREYDMWTQGVCRLLDIIGDKRRII, via the exons atgGAAGAACAAGCAGAACACTGCTCCGACGTGCTCCGGCCACCGGAGATCCCACGTGACCCAATGGAGTTCCTCTCTCGTTCATGGAGTGTCTCTGCTCTTGAGGTCTCTAAAGCTTTAAACTCTCAACTACCTTCTTCAACCATGTCCATCCCTGAGGACCCTTGTGCTGAAGTTGAAGAGTTGCAGGTTTCTGGC ACTCCTTTCACTTTTGCTTCTTCTGCCACCTCTCAACTTGTTCTTGAACGTATCATGTCCCAATCA GAAGTGTCACCATTGACATCAGGGAGGCTCTCACACAGCAGTGGACCACTCAATGGTGGCCAGAACAGTGGTTCCCTTACCGACAGTCCTCCAGTCTCACCTTCAGACATGGACGACGTTAAG TTTTGCAGGGGGAGCATCAACGCCGGGTTGGTGCCGGCGACGAAACCGCCGTACCGCGCCGGCGGAGGGAAGACAGTTGGCCGGTGGCTCAAGGACCGGCgcgagaagaagaaggaagagatgaGAGCCCATAATGCGCAGCTCCACGCCGCCGTCTCGGTCGCCGGTGTGGCTGCCGCCGTGGCAGCCATCGCTGCGGCGACAGCCGCAGCCACGTCGGCGTCCGGGAAGGACGACCGTGCTGTCCGCACCGACATGGCAGTGGCGTCGGCGGCGACGCTGGTAGCAGCACAGTGCGTGGAGGCGGCTGAAGCTCTTGGCGCCGAACGCGACCACCTCGCCGCTGTCGTCGGCTCCGCCGTCAGTGTGCGAAGCCCCAGCGATGTCGTCACCTTGACCGCCGCCGCTGCAACTG CGTTGAGAGGAGCAGCAACGCTGAAGGCAAGGGCGTTGAAGGAGGTGTGGAACGTGGCGGCAGTGATACCAGTGGAGAAAGGAGGATTGGGAATGGCAAACTATATTGGAAACAATCACAACAATGGTAATGGTGACCACCATAAGCAAAAAAAGAAGAGTTTGAGCAATGATGATGGTGAGAGCTTGAGCGGAGAACTCGCCGCTGATGAGAACTTTCTTACGCTTTGTAGTCAAGAACTCCTGGCCCGGGGAACCGAATTACTGAAACGAACCCGAAAAG GTTCACTTCATTGGAAGATCGTTTCGGTCTACATTAATCGAATGGGGCAG GTTATGCTTAAAATGAAGAGCAGGCATGTTGCTGGAACAATtactaagaagaaaaaga ATGTTGTTATAGAGGTATGCAAGGATGTCCCGGCTTGGCCA GGACGGCATTTACTCGAGGGCGGGGAGCACCGGAGGTATTTCGGGCTGAGGACAGCCGAACGGAGAGTGATTGAATTCGAGTGCAGGAGTCAGAGGGAATACGATATGTGGACACAAGGCGTTTGCCGCCTACTCGATATCATCGGTGATAAACGGCGTATCATTTGA